The sequence CCTGCGCGGGCGTCTCGGCGGGTATCGACCTCGGCCTCTGGCTCGCCGGTCAGATCGCAGGCGAGGGCCGTGCCAAGGTCATCCAGCTGTCGATGGAATACGACCCGCAGCCACCGTTCGACTCCGGCCACATGTCCAAGGCGTCGGCCACCACGAAGGCGGGCGCCACCGCGCTGATGAGCAAGGACCTCATCAAGCCCAAGCAGTTGAGAGCCGCGACGGGCCTGCTGTGGGATCACGCGATCGAGCGTGCCAGGGGCAAGCGTCGCAAGAGCCGCACTCGCGTAGCCTCTGCTGGGTGAATCTGGCCTACGACGAAAGAGGCACCGGCGATCCGGTGCTGTTCATCGCCGGTAGAGGCGGCGCGGGCCGCACCTGGCATCTGCACCAGGTTCCCGAATTCGTGCGGGCCGGCTACCGGGCGATCACCTTCGACAACCGGGGGATCGGCGCCACCGAGCAGGCGAGCGGGTTCGGCACCGAGCAGATGGTCGCCGACACCGCCGCGCTGATCGAGAAGCTGGACCTCGACCCCGTCCGCCTCGTCGCGGTGTCGATGGGCTCGTTCATCGCGCAAGAGCTGATGGTGGCCCGCCCGGAACTCGTCCGCTCCGCTGTGCTGATGGCCACACGGGGCCGCCACGACCGCACCCGCGACTTCTTCCGCACCGCCGAACGCGAGCTCGCCGACTCCGGCATCGAGCTGCCTGCGATCTACGACGCGAAGCTGCGGCTGCTGGAGAGCTTCGGACCGGCGACGCTCAACGACGACGCCGCGGTGCGCGACTGGATCGACATGTTCACGATGTGGCCCAACAAGGCGACACCCGGCATGCGGGCCCAGCTCGAGGTCAGCCCGCACGAGAACCGGCTGCCCGCTTACCGAAGTATTACGGCACCGGTGCTGGTCATCGGGTTCAGCGACGACATTGTGCTGCCGCCGCACCTCGCCCGCGAGGTCGCCGAGGCCATCCCCAACGGCCGTTACCTGGAGATTCGCGACGCCGGACACCTCGGCTT is a genomic window of Mycobacterium sp. ITM-2016-00318 containing:
- a CDS encoding alpha/beta fold hydrolase → MNLAYDERGTGDPVLFIAGRGGAGRTWHLHQVPEFVRAGYRAITFDNRGIGATEQASGFGTEQMVADTAALIEKLDLDPVRLVAVSMGSFIAQELMVARPELVRSAVLMATRGRHDRTRDFFRTAERELADSGIELPAIYDAKLRLLESFGPATLNDDAAVRDWIDMFTMWPNKATPGMRAQLEVSPHENRLPAYRSITAPVLVIGFSDDIVLPPHLAREVAEAIPNGRYLEIRDAGHLGFIEKPQVVNVAALDFLAE